In Silene latifolia isolate original U9 population chromosome X, ASM4854445v1, whole genome shotgun sequence, the following proteins share a genomic window:
- the LOC141619665 gene encoding GDSL esterase/lipase At1g29670-like has protein sequence MARYMYTFVLLITTLQLFVRYGVAQSAQVPCLFIFGDSLSDSGNNNHLASIAKANYLPYGIDFPLGPTGRFTNGRTTIDIIGDHLGLDSYIQPFSNKSHVEYAKGVNYASGSAGIDPQTGTQVGQRIPMDKQLEHHKQIVNKIITDAGTDKAAMHLNKCLYSVYVGSNDWMLNFFGGGTMKYKLSPNSFGDDLIIRLMQQINKLYNMGARKVIIFGLGPLGCLPPVGPMGMCSPYANAIIEKWNNKLKVMVETLNSQYGDARFIWINSIQIITKDLKGLGLPVRNSPCCNVMSLACVPLSKPCKTRNDHAYWDLAHPTEAANRVLAARAYRAQQPNDAYPMDISSLAAL, from the exons ATGGCTAGATATATGTACACCTTTGTATTATTGATCACAACATTACAATTATTTGTAAGATATGGAGTAGCTCAAAGTGCACAAGTGCcatgtttatttatttttggAGATTCATTATCAGATAGTGGTAATAATAATCATCTTGCATCAATAGCTAAAGCTAATTATTTACCCTATGGAATTGATTTTCCACTTGGACCAACCGGAAGGTTTACAAATGGCAGGACTACAATTGATATTATTG GTGATCACCTTGGTCTGGATAGCTATATCCAACCGTTTTCAAATAAGTCTCATGTTGAGTATGCCAAAGGTGTAAATTATGCATCTGGTTCAGCTGGAATTGATCCTCAAACTGGAACGCAAGTG GGGCAACGAATTCCAATGGATAAGCAATTGGAACATCATAAACAGATTGTAAACAAAATCATAACAGATGCAGGAACAGATAAAGCTGCTATGCATTTGAACAAATGTTTGTATTCCGTTTATGTTGGAAGTAATGATTGGATGCTCAACTTTTTTGGTGGTGGTACTATGAAGTATAAACTTAGCCCTAATTCTTTTGGTGATGATCTTATTATAAGATTAATGCAACAAATTAAT AAACTATACAATATGGGAGCAAGAAAGGTGATCATATTTGGGTTAGGACCTTTAGGATGTCTTCCTCCAGTTGGTCCAATGGGTATGTGCTCTCCATATGCAAATGCCATCATAGAGAAGTGGAACAACAAGCTTAAAGTAATGGTTGAAACCTTGAATTCACAATATGGTGATGCTAGATTCATATGGATCAATAGTATTCAAATCATAACCAAAGATCTAAAAGGCCTAG GGTTACCGGTTCGAAACTCTCCATGTTGCAATGTGATGTCATTAGCATGTGTACCATTAAGTAAACCCTGTAAAACAAGGAATGATCATGCCTATTGGGATTTAGCACATCCAACTGAAGCTGCTAACCGGGTTTTGGCTGCTCGAGCTTATAGGGCACAACAACCTAATGATGCTTATCCCATGGACATTAGTAGCCTTGCTGCCCTCTAA
- the LOC141619666 gene encoding protein PALE CRESS, chloroplastic, with product MAIRGFQLSFPLILPSKTTHFPSSLNLSHPFLAVHHFPASSGAILRKAKSKDELDLQELPPGLSPEFYDDEWQAQQREKTKELHKKRQEEDDEEERKVREYREIGTRLKGYPDEDVMKARRLVSSFIRAEEEVEEKIEEAAERGELDELVLMVIWNRLDLARRDDEKDAIRSLDLLYRRVEAEILKREASPAMRLLSDLLNMHDGFDDDVWLKDCKKRMVETFPREDPFSIIVPAGFDLDKHQGPMRPLLETDDVLLRVDFVREVDELLREVRDKQMEVVNTQGFDAESVATRMKQQEKQRAIKQVVDLLDLAINLQW from the exons ATGGCGATTAGAGGTTTCCAACTAAGTTTCCCATTAATCTTACCCTCTAAAACTACACACTTTCCTTCTTCCCTCAACCTTTCTCACCCTTTTCTTGCTGTTCATCATTTCCCTGCTTCTTCTG GAGCGATTTTAAGGAAGGCCAAGAGTAAAGATGAGCTGGACTTGCAGGAACTGCCACCAGGTTTATCTCCAGAGTTCTATGATGAT GAATGGCAAGCTCAGCAGCGTGAAAAGACTAAAGAATTGCATAAAAAGCGCCAAGAAGAAGACGACGAAGAGGAGCGAAAGGTCAGAGAATACCGAGAAATTGGTACACGTTTGAAAGGATATCCGGACGAAGATGTGATGAAAGCACGAAGATTGGTCTCAAGCTTTATAAGAGCGGAAGAAGAAGTAGAAGAG AAAATTGAGGAAGCTGCTGAGAGAGGGGAGCTTGACGAACTAGTTCTAATGGTCATCTGGAATCGACTTGATCTTGCAAGAAGAGAT GATGAAAAGGATGCAATCAGGAGCCTGGACCTTCTGTACAGGAGAGTTGAG GCTGAGATTTTGAAACGGGAGGCCTCTCCTGCAATGCGGTTGCTCAGCGATCTTTTGAATATGCATGACGGGTTTGATGATGATGTCTGGCTAAAGGATTGCAAGAAGCGTATGGTCGAAACGTTTCCCAGAGAGGATCCATTCAGTATTATAGTTCCTGCAGGGTTTGACTTAGACAAG CATCAAGGGCCAATGCGACCTCTATTGGAAACCGATGATGTTCTTCTGAGGGTAGATTTTGTAAGAGAGGTTGACGAATTGTTGAGAGAGGTAAGAGACAAACAGATGGAAGTAGTGAATACACAAGGCTTTGATGCAGAATCGGTCGCAACTCGAATGAAACAACAGGAGAAACAGCGAGCCATAAAACAGGTCGTCGATCTCCTTGACCTTGCTATTAACTTGCAATGGTAA